The following are encoded in a window of Methanomicrobia archaeon genomic DNA:
- a CDS encoding DUF1016 family protein — protein MAELSEYTAFLNELKVKIRHAQYRAYRAVNRELIALYWDIGKSVVDKQEEQGWGSKIIQQLSHDLQTEFPRNSGFSYANLDRMRKFYRTYKDKPKLAQLVREIPWGQNIVILEKLSDDYQREYYLRMTARNAWSRNVLVHQIETRSFERFLAEAKSHNFDETLPVTMLQDVEPLIKDSYMLDFLDIAASIKERELERKLLEHIKSFLLELGKGFSFIGHQYKIVLGENEYFIDLLFYHRYLKCLIALDLKIGKFIPEYAGKMNFYLNLLDDTVKLPDENPSIGLILCKEKDNIVVEYALRNIEKPMGVAKYYLTRRLPAELVKQLPAPAVIEKKLKELEASGR, from the coding sequence ATGGCTGAGTTGAGCGAATACACGGCGTTTCTGAACGAGCTGAAAGTAAAAATACGGCACGCGCAGTACCGGGCATACCGGGCGGTAAACAGGGAACTCATCGCTCTTTACTGGGATATCGGCAAGTCCGTTGTGGATAAGCAAGAGGAACAGGGCTGGGGCTCGAAGATCATCCAGCAGCTCTCTCACGATTTACAAACTGAGTTCCCGAGAAATAGCGGGTTCTCCTACGCAAATCTGGACCGGATGCGGAAGTTCTATCGCACCTACAAGGATAAGCCAAAACTCGCACAGCTTGTGCGAGAAATCCCATGGGGGCAGAATATCGTTATCCTCGAGAAACTGAGTGATGACTATCAGCGCGAATATTACCTGCGCATGACCGCCCGAAACGCATGGAGCAGAAACGTGCTCGTGCATCAAATAGAAACCCGATCCTTTGAACGGTTCTTGGCAGAGGCGAAAAGTCATAATTTCGACGAAACACTGCCCGTAACAATGCTACAGGACGTAGAGCCGCTCATAAAGGATAGCTACATGCTTGACTTTCTTGACATTGCTGCAAGTATAAAAGAGCGCGAATTAGAGCGCAAGCTCCTGGAGCATATCAAAAGTTTCCTCTTGGAACTCGGGAAAGGATTTTCTTTTATCGGGCATCAATATAAAATTGTGCTGGGCGAGAATGAATACTTCATCGACCTGCTCTTTTACCATCGTTACCTGAAATGCCTGATCGCCCTTGATTTAAAAATCGGTAAATTCATTCCGGAATACGCGGGGAAGATGAATTTTTACCTTAACCTTCTGGACGATACCGTTAAACTGCCAGATGAAAATCCCTCCATCGGGCTCATTCTCTGCAAAGAGAAAGACAATATTGTCGTCGAATACGCTTTGAGGAATATCGAAAAACCGATGGGTGTCGCAAAGTATTATTTGACCAGAAGATTACCTGCTGAATTAGTAAAACAATTACCAGCTCCCGCGGTCATTGAAAAGAAACTGAAAGAACTGGAGGCGAGCGGGAGATGA